Proteins from one Chitinophaga oryzae genomic window:
- a CDS encoding glycoside hydrolase family 73 protein translates to MRNEEIKKSFFNLYYHSAVKSERETGVPALVTLSQAALESGWGNHAPGNMFFGVKAGPSWTGKRQLLKTKEVHVTRGVKYPEVIGVTCRQDGKFEYVVKDWFRAYDNAEESFRDHGFTLKNARWKKGGELIYAEAFEHIDDPVAFVEAMAKHYATDPTYAKKLKGLITDFSQFVPK, encoded by the coding sequence ATGAGGAACGAAGAGATTAAAAAGAGTTTTTTCAACCTATACTACCACAGCGCGGTAAAAAGCGAACGAGAAACCGGTGTTCCCGCGCTGGTTACCTTATCTCAGGCCGCCCTAGAAAGCGGTTGGGGCAATCATGCACCGGGTAACATGTTCTTTGGTGTAAAGGCCGGCCCATCGTGGACTGGTAAGCGTCAATTGTTGAAAACCAAGGAGGTCCATGTAACCAGAGGGGTAAAGTACCCTGAGGTGATAGGTGTTACCTGTCGGCAGGATGGAAAATTTGAATACGTTGTCAAAGACTGGTTTCGCGCCTATGATAACGCTGAAGAAAGTTTCCGAGACCATGGCTTCACGCTCAAAAACGCAAGATGGAAAAAGGGTGGGGAATTGATATACGCTGAAGCCTTTGAACACATCGATGATCCGGTGGCGTTTGTAGAGGCTATGGCGAAGCACTATGCTACAGATCCTACTTATGCAAAGAAGCTGAAAGGCCTTATAACAGATTTTTCTCAGTTTGTTCCGAAGTAA